One genomic region from Bufo bufo chromosome 3, aBufBuf1.1, whole genome shotgun sequence encodes:
- the LOC120994027 gene encoding ankyrin repeat domain-containing protein 49-like, with protein sequence MRLNCKKKLDHFPDDFNQLDLLETHRHLIPTGTQSHWPGESEEDEEERTEEWYQTQEENLKDNHKELILFALENNRSLVNGHLAIVRELIAKGADVRTVTVDGWTPLHSACKWNNTELASFLLQHGTDINAQTKGSLTPLHLAAANRDCCRLLELLLMNRYIKPQLTNKLGETAYEIARRTDMYHYLFEIADYWT encoded by the exons ATGAGATTGAACTGCAAGAAAAAACTCGACCACTTTCCAGATGACTTCAACCAGCTGGATCTACTGGAAACCCACCGACATCTGATTCCTACAGGAACCCAGAGCCATTGGCCAGGGGAGTctgaggaagatgaggaggaaaGGACCGAGGAGTGGTACCAGACCCAGGAGGAGAACCTGAAGGACAACCACAAGGAGTTAATACTTTTTGCATTGGAAAATAACAGA AGCCTCGTAAACGGCCACCTGGCGATAGTGCGGGAGCTGATCGCGAAGGGGGCGGATGTTCGCACGGTGACGGTAGATGGGTGGACCCCGCTGCACAGCGCCTGCAAGTGGAATAACACCGAGCTCGCCTCCTTCCtgctccagcacggcacagacaTCAACGCGCAGACTAAGGGCTCCCTAACACCGCTGCACCTGGCCGCCGCCAACCGGGACTGCTGCCGGCTCCTAGAGCTCCTCCTCATGAATCGCTACATCAAACCCCAACTGACCAATAAGTTGGGGGAGACGGCTTATGAGATCGCCCGGCGCACCGACATGTACCACTACCTGTTTGAAATAGCAGATTATTGGACCTAG